In Desulfomonile tiedjei DSM 6799, a genomic segment contains:
- a CDS encoding molybdopterin biosynthesis protein — translation MRRNIYLDMKPPEEALALFLQHLSRKGFPGSENISVLDAVGRTTALPVHAILSSPHFHTAAMDGFAVMAESTFGAGPDRPITLRIGRDAWPVNTGRPLPTGTDAVIMIENVNFVDDETFEIEQGLVPWRHVRRVGEDFVASEMIIPSRHVVTPYEAGALIAAGVLSIEVVRKPKFLFIPTGSELVSPEVLRERPLEPGETLEFNTVILSGIVAQAGGEPVHHTIIPDEFEDIKDAIRKGVESDAHVVVVNAGSSAGSEDYTAAAIGELGEVLVHGVAMMPGKPTILGIVGDKPVIGNPGYPVSAVLSFEVFGLPLLGEMLGRPRQRRPTINAMVARKIPSKLGQEEFLRMKLGKVGDRVIAAPLPRGAGSITTLTRADGILRIPSSQEGVDQSSLVQVELLRNIAEIEHTLVIIGSHDLTLDILADELIERNVFLSSSNVGSLGGLLALKNRTSHMATSHLLDTETGVYNWSYIRRYIPDIPVKVIHGVRREQGFIVPKGNPKSVKDFHDLLRGDVTFINRQAGAGTRVLLDYHLQRLGLDAAEIKGYDTEEYTHTSVAVAVLSGVADVGMGVLAAARALDLDFVPVAVEQYDFVIPMEHMEDEKVLKLIDVVRSDRFKKRVNDLGGYGVEKTGEEIPAP, via the coding sequence TTGAGAAGGAATATTTATCTGGACATGAAACCGCCGGAAGAAGCGCTTGCCCTGTTCTTACAGCATCTCAGCAGGAAAGGCTTTCCCGGATCTGAAAACATTTCGGTTCTGGACGCTGTGGGCAGAACAACTGCTCTTCCCGTCCATGCTATCTTGTCATCCCCACATTTTCATACAGCCGCTATGGACGGTTTTGCCGTCATGGCGGAATCCACGTTTGGAGCGGGTCCGGATCGTCCGATAACGCTCAGAATCGGGCGTGATGCCTGGCCGGTGAACACTGGAAGGCCACTTCCCACCGGAACTGATGCCGTGATCATGATCGAAAACGTCAATTTCGTCGATGACGAAACGTTCGAGATCGAGCAGGGTCTGGTTCCCTGGCGCCACGTTCGCAGAGTCGGGGAAGATTTTGTCGCTTCGGAGATGATCATTCCGAGCAGGCATGTGGTTACACCGTATGAAGCGGGAGCCCTCATTGCAGCAGGGGTTCTTTCCATCGAAGTGGTGCGCAAGCCCAAGTTTCTCTTTATACCCACGGGTTCTGAACTCGTCTCACCGGAGGTGCTTCGTGAACGCCCTCTGGAACCAGGGGAAACTCTCGAGTTCAACACGGTGATCCTGTCCGGCATCGTTGCTCAAGCCGGGGGTGAGCCGGTGCACCACACCATAATTCCGGATGAATTCGAAGACATCAAAGATGCAATCCGCAAAGGAGTTGAATCGGATGCTCACGTAGTAGTGGTGAATGCAGGCTCTTCCGCGGGTTCCGAAGATTATACCGCTGCGGCCATCGGAGAATTGGGGGAAGTACTGGTCCATGGGGTCGCCATGATGCCCGGAAAGCCCACGATTTTGGGCATCGTAGGCGATAAGCCGGTCATAGGAAATCCTGGCTATCCGGTTTCCGCAGTGCTCTCTTTCGAGGTATTCGGACTTCCACTCCTGGGAGAGATGTTGGGACGCCCCAGACAGCGTCGACCGACTATTAACGCAATGGTTGCACGAAAGATTCCGTCGAAACTCGGACAGGAAGAGTTTTTACGAATGAAGCTCGGAAAAGTGGGCGACCGCGTGATTGCCGCTCCACTCCCCAGGGGAGCAGGATCCATAACCACGCTTACCAGAGCAGACGGAATATTGCGTATACCTTCGTCACAGGAGGGAGTGGATCAGTCCTCGTTAGTTCAAGTGGAACTGCTGAGAAATATCGCAGAAATAGAACACACGCTTGTTATCATCGGCAGCCACGATTTGACGTTGGATATTCTGGCTGACGAGCTTATCGAACGAAACGTGTTCCTTTCGTCAAGCAATGTGGGCAGTCTCGGTGGATTGCTGGCTTTGAAAAACAGAACATCCCACATGGCCACATCTCACCTCCTCGATACGGAAACCGGCGTTTACAACTGGTCGTACATTCGTCGGTACATTCCGGACATACCGGTGAAAGTGATACATGGAGTCAGAAGGGAGCAGGGCTTCATAGTTCCCAAAGGAAACCCCAAGTCCGTCAAAGATTTCCACGATCTGCTGCGGGGAGACGTCACTTTTATCAATCGCCAGGCCGGCGCCGGAACACGTGTTCTTCTGGACTATCATCTTCAGAGGCTCGGTTTGGACGCTGCGGAAATCAAAGGCTATGATACCGAAGAATACACGCACACATCCGTAGCCGTTGCGGTTCTTTCCGGCGTGGCAGACGTGGGAATGGGCGTGCTCGCAGCAGCAAGAGCGCTCGATCTGGACTTTGTTCCCGTTGCAGTGGAGCAGTACGACTTCGTGATCCCAATGGAACATATGGAAGATGAAAAAGTCTTGAAACTTATAGATGTGGTTAGGAGCGATCGATTCAAGAAACGGGTGAACGATCTTGGCGGCTATGGAGTAGAAAAGACTGGAGAAGAAATACCTGCTCCGTGA
- the btsR gene encoding two-component system response regulator BtsR — MIRAIVVDDELHAREELNALLTQTHAFEVVGMCAHAVEALQAIKRDRPDVMFLDIRMPGLSGFEMLSMIDEEIMPIVVFVTAYDEYALKAFDENAVDYLLKPVEAERLQKTVQKLRKMVREPARPPYPVVPITRIPCVLSQRIKLIALQDVECIRSDIAGVYVITGAGEFFTELTLKILEERTGMIRCHKQFLVNMDRADEILLQENQSAQIRMQSGRMVPVSRRFFKKLKDTFGF; from the coding sequence ATGATCCGAGCCATTGTCGTGGATGATGAACTCCATGCGCGAGAGGAACTCAATGCCTTGCTCACCCAGACGCACGCATTCGAAGTGGTCGGCATGTGCGCTCACGCGGTGGAAGCGCTCCAGGCAATCAAGCGAGACCGTCCTGATGTTATGTTCCTGGATATTCGAATGCCCGGCCTATCAGGATTCGAGATGCTGAGCATGATCGATGAAGAGATCATGCCCATCGTGGTATTCGTTACTGCTTACGATGAATATGCGCTTAAGGCTTTCGATGAAAATGCAGTGGATTACCTGCTCAAACCGGTGGAAGCCGAGCGCCTGCAAAAGACGGTTCAGAAGCTGCGCAAAATGGTGCGGGAACCCGCGCGGCCGCCCTACCCTGTTGTACCTATCACCAGAATCCCCTGTGTGCTGTCACAGCGTATCAAGCTCATCGCACTGCAGGATGTGGAGTGCATACGTTCCGATATTGCCGGAGTCTACGTGATCACCGGTGCAGGTGAATTCTTCACGGAACTCACCTTAAAAATCCTGGAGGAGCGTACCGGCATGATCCGCTGCCACAAACAATTTCTCGTGAATATGGATCGTGCGGACGAAATTTTGCTACAGGAAAACCAGTCAGCGCAAATCCGCATGCAATCGGGGCGAATGGTTCCGGTGAGTCGACGCTTCTTCAAGAAACTGAAAGATACATTCGGATTCTGA
- a CDS encoding sensor histidine kinase — MILFFSLLKTMSVFLVVGYVYCKSPWFRPLTGEQLTLRDKIHLYFFFSSLSILGSYLGHPIQDALANTRAIGPVLAGLIGGPVLGTAVGFTGGLHRFTLGGFTALSCGLSTTVEGCIGGLIHLWLFRRQRSEGMFSPAIALVTTAGAEVVQMIIILLVSRPFADALALVKVIAFPMIFTSSLGCALFMSIIRDQRNMHDKTAAIFSAHALKIAERTLNILRSGFNRNTARDLARIIQEETNVSAVAITDRDSVLAFTGMGADHHRVGDPISSDLTKRVIAGNTVIYADGIRDQFRCSVSPTCPLNSALVLPLTIDDEVIGTIKLYESGDKRFLFMNRSLGEGIARLLSNQLLLSRYEEQKNLLMMAELKLLHAQVNPHFLFNAINTIVAIVRTDADRARELLIQLANFFRQNLKRNTGLSTLEEELAHVNSYLEIEKARFEGRFRVETDVDPTLLALKIPTFTLQPLIENAIKHGISHMLEPGVARIRAQHDNNVALIEIEDNAGMFCENGNHDGLGIRIVDRRLKSFMGPHCGAIVSCTPHEFTRVSIRIPLQDNQV; from the coding sequence ATGATTCTCTTTTTCTCATTGCTGAAGACAATGTCCGTGTTCCTGGTAGTGGGGTACGTGTACTGCAAATCACCGTGGTTCAGGCCTCTAACAGGCGAACAGTTGACGCTCCGGGATAAGATTCATCTGTACTTCTTCTTTTCTTCGCTTTCCATCCTGGGATCGTACCTCGGGCATCCCATTCAGGATGCTCTAGCCAATACTCGAGCCATCGGTCCTGTTTTAGCCGGTTTGATAGGCGGTCCGGTGCTCGGCACTGCAGTGGGGTTTACCGGAGGACTGCACCGATTCACATTGGGCGGCTTCACGGCCTTGTCGTGCGGCTTGTCCACCACGGTCGAAGGGTGCATTGGGGGTCTGATTCATCTCTGGTTATTTCGGCGGCAACGGTCTGAAGGAATGTTCAGCCCCGCAATTGCGTTAGTCACCACAGCAGGGGCGGAAGTGGTGCAGATGATCATTATCCTTTTGGTGTCCCGCCCATTCGCCGATGCTCTGGCGCTTGTGAAAGTAATCGCTTTTCCGATGATCTTCACCAGCTCCCTGGGATGTGCGCTTTTCATGAGCATTATCCGCGACCAGAGAAATATGCACGACAAAACTGCTGCCATATTTTCAGCACACGCGCTCAAAATCGCCGAGCGTACGCTCAATATTCTTCGAAGCGGTTTTAACCGGAATACAGCCCGCGACCTGGCTCGAATTATCCAGGAAGAGACCAATGTCAGCGCAGTGGCAATTACGGATCGGGACAGTGTTCTTGCTTTTACCGGTATGGGAGCGGATCATCACCGGGTGGGAGACCCGATTTCGTCGGACTTGACCAAACGGGTCATTGCGGGGAATACCGTTATTTATGCCGATGGGATCAGAGATCAGTTTCGATGTTCGGTTTCGCCTACCTGTCCGCTCAATTCAGCGCTCGTTCTGCCACTTACTATAGACGATGAAGTAATCGGGACGATCAAGCTGTACGAGTCGGGGGATAAACGATTCCTTTTCATGAACCGTTCTTTGGGAGAAGGTATTGCTCGTCTGTTATCGAACCAGCTTCTGCTTTCGCGTTATGAAGAGCAGAAAAATCTGTTGATGATGGCTGAACTCAAGCTCCTCCATGCACAGGTCAATCCGCATTTTCTGTTCAATGCCATTAATACCATAGTCGCGATCGTTCGCACCGATGCGGACCGTGCAAGGGAATTGCTTATTCAGCTTGCGAATTTCTTCAGACAGAATCTCAAGCGCAACACCGGGCTCTCGACTCTCGAAGAAGAGCTGGCTCATGTCAATTCCTACCTGGAAATAGAAAAAGCCCGGTTCGAAGGTCGGTTCCGAGTGGAGACTGATGTGGATCCGACGCTGCTTGCTCTAAAAATACCGACATTCACGCTGCAACCTCTCATAGAAAACGCCATCAAACACGGCATCTCACACATGTTGGAACCTGGAGTCGCACGCATTCGGGCTCAACATGACAATAACGTGGCTCTCATAGAGATCGAGGACAACGCCGGAATGTTCTGCGAAAACGGGAATCACGACGGTCTAGGGATAAGAATCGTGGACCGGCGGTTGAAGTCCTTTATGGGACCGCACTGCGGAGCTATTGTGAGCTGCACTCCCCACGAGTTCACCCGCGTGTCGATACGTATTCCGCTCCAGGATAATCAGGTATGA
- a CDS encoding MFS transporter → MHESLAGRVLKYRWLIFWIMALAYVFVYFHRLCPAVVAMDLQQAFAASGGFMGLLASAYFYPYALMQFPAGLLSDSLGPRKTVTVFLSIAAAGSLLFGLAQTMEVAVIARVIVGLGVSMVFIPTMKLLSQWFRIREFAFMTALLNTMGGIGALTAATPLALMTGWIGWRSSFQIIGLGTLTIAVLVWLFVRNKPQDKGWPSLSEIDHSGPGTAAPPITIPLWQGARKVVTERYFWPVAAWFFFGCGVFFGFAGLWAGPYLMHVYNMSRAEAGNILNMISVGMIFGSPLVSYLSDRVFHSRKRVLTLCSSLLLAEMIFLNIFHSGLPTWSLYIIFIVLSVSSSAIVVIGFTSTKELFPVEIAGTSVGTVNLFPFLGGAIFQPTLGWILDAYPKTAAGTYSLEGYKMLLLVLLCASVLTVASTFFMKETFPKAFMGVK, encoded by the coding sequence ATGCACGAAAGTCTGGCGGGAAGAGTCCTAAAATATCGATGGCTTATTTTTTGGATTATGGCGCTTGCATACGTGTTCGTTTATTTCCATCGATTGTGCCCCGCCGTTGTTGCAATGGACTTGCAGCAGGCGTTTGCGGCATCCGGCGGTTTCATGGGATTGCTTGCATCCGCCTACTTCTACCCTTATGCGTTGATGCAGTTTCCTGCAGGCCTCTTGTCAGATTCTCTCGGACCTCGGAAAACCGTAACCGTATTTCTCTCCATAGCAGCAGCAGGCAGTCTGCTCTTCGGATTGGCCCAAACCATGGAGGTGGCCGTCATCGCACGAGTTATCGTAGGACTCGGAGTCTCCATGGTTTTTATTCCCACCATGAAACTGCTATCCCAATGGTTCAGAATACGCGAATTCGCGTTCATGACTGCACTTCTGAACACTATGGGAGGCATCGGAGCGCTAACCGCGGCAACACCGCTGGCACTCATGACAGGATGGATAGGATGGCGCTCGTCATTCCAGATAATCGGGCTCGGAACGCTCACCATCGCGGTACTCGTGTGGCTTTTCGTAAGAAACAAACCGCAGGACAAAGGATGGCCTTCACTTTCGGAGATCGATCATTCAGGGCCAGGCACTGCGGCTCCTCCTATTACTATTCCGCTCTGGCAGGGTGCGCGTAAGGTGGTCACGGAAAGATACTTCTGGCCGGTGGCTGCATGGTTCTTTTTCGGGTGCGGCGTATTTTTCGGTTTCGCAGGATTATGGGCAGGACCATACCTCATGCACGTGTACAACATGTCCCGCGCGGAAGCAGGAAACATTCTGAACATGATCTCGGTAGGGATGATCTTCGGTAGCCCGCTGGTGAGTTATTTGTCAGATCGAGTCTTTCACAGCCGTAAAAGAGTGCTCACACTGTGTTCCTCTCTTCTGCTTGCAGAAATGATATTCCTCAACATCTTTCACTCCGGCCTGCCAACCTGGAGCCTTTACATTATCTTTATCGTCCTTTCCGTTTCATCGTCCGCGATTGTAGTAATAGGATTCACGTCCACGAAAGAGCTGTTTCCCGTAGAAATAGCCGGTACCTCGGTCGGGACGGTGAACCTGTTCCCCTTCCTGGGAGGAGCCATATTCCAGCCGACCCTGGGCTGGATTCTGGATGCATACCCAAAGACGGCTGCAGGCACCTATTCCCTGGAGGGTTACAAAATGCTGCTCCTGGTTCTGCTTTGTGCGTCCGTGCTGACCGTTGCCAGCACGTTCTTCATGAAAGAGACGTTTCCCAAGGCTTTCATGGGCGTGAAGTGA
- the greA gene encoding transcription elongation factor GreA, with translation MTPRRPISPEGLRKLQEEMDRLIRTERPAVIKEIEIALGHGDLSENAEYTYAKEKQALIETRIRDLQERLAACEVIDLNNRPKSDRIVFGCSVKIEDVDNGDQKIFTLLGQDEADISKGIISIDSPIGKALIGKEVNDVVEVKTPGGLKEYEVLEVS, from the coding sequence ATGACGCCCAGGAGACCCATATCGCCTGAAGGGCTTAGAAAATTGCAGGAAGAAATGGACCGGCTGATCCGAACAGAACGGCCGGCAGTAATCAAAGAAATCGAAATCGCCCTCGGCCACGGGGATCTCTCGGAGAATGCCGAATATACTTATGCAAAAGAAAAACAGGCGCTGATCGAAACACGTATTCGCGACTTGCAGGAAAGACTGGCTGCCTGTGAGGTAATCGACCTCAACAACAGACCCAAAAGCGATCGAATCGTTTTCGGCTGTTCCGTAAAAATTGAAGATGTCGACAATGGCGATCAAAAAATCTTCACACTTCTCGGCCAGGACGAAGCGGACATAAGTAAAGGGATTATTTCCATAGACTCTCCCATCGGAAAAGCCTTGATTGGCAAAGAAGTGAATGACGTCGTGGAAGTCAAAACTCCTGGAGGTCTGAAGGAATACGAAGTCCTGGAAGTCTCCTGA
- a CDS encoding molybdopterin molybdotransferase MoeA, translated as MLKPFFKVLSPGEALELFKAFEPLHQESISMCDALFRVLAEPLIAEEDVPGFNRSTMDGIAVRAADTFGASESSPALFTLTGEIAMGELPDMKLKKGEAVRIWTGGALPPNADAVVMIEHVEQIDRTTVEILKSVAPYENVVRKGEDFKAGDVLLPAGHRLRPQDLGMLAAMGKSEVTVYRKPKIAVLSSGDEIVPVHETPRPGCMRDVNRHTISAMITEAHATPVWIGIARDNLPDLASNIDRGLSEADAIVISGGSSMGSRDHVIEAITAYEDSEVLLHGVSISPGKPLILGQVNGKAIIGLPGHPVSAMVCLQQFVVPLMRRLEGETSLGPFLHPCIHAHLRRNVPSKEGRTDFVRVRLEQGNGQLFATPVMGKSGMVSSMVRAHGYFIIQTDCEGLYKGDLVKVYLFSDWMEGSLEKEYLSGHETAGRSACPVLTASQQERLSRI; from the coding sequence ATGCTCAAACCATTTTTCAAGGTGCTTTCGCCCGGGGAAGCACTGGAACTTTTCAAGGCGTTCGAACCGCTGCATCAAGAATCGATATCTATGTGTGATGCGCTCTTTCGCGTACTTGCCGAGCCCTTGATTGCAGAGGAAGACGTTCCCGGGTTTAATCGGTCAACAATGGACGGAATTGCAGTTCGAGCAGCAGACACATTCGGAGCTTCCGAGAGTTCCCCTGCCCTGTTCACGTTGACAGGGGAGATTGCCATGGGCGAACTTCCGGATATGAAGCTCAAGAAAGGCGAAGCTGTTCGCATCTGGACAGGGGGAGCCCTTCCTCCCAATGCGGATGCGGTTGTCATGATCGAACACGTGGAGCAGATAGATCGAACCACGGTTGAAATATTAAAATCGGTTGCTCCGTACGAAAATGTGGTGCGCAAAGGAGAGGACTTCAAAGCCGGGGATGTCCTGCTTCCTGCCGGCCATCGTTTGCGGCCCCAGGACCTCGGTATGCTCGCAGCCATGGGAAAAAGCGAAGTTACTGTTTACCGGAAGCCGAAGATAGCAGTGCTCAGCTCAGGTGACGAAATTGTCCCTGTTCATGAGACTCCGCGGCCCGGATGCATGCGAGACGTGAACAGACATACGATCTCGGCAATGATAACCGAAGCGCATGCGACTCCGGTGTGGATCGGCATTGCCAGGGACAACCTTCCAGATCTTGCGTCCAACATTGACCGCGGTTTGAGCGAGGCAGATGCAATTGTCATTTCCGGCGGCAGTTCTATGGGGAGTCGCGATCATGTTATAGAAGCTATCACTGCCTATGAGGACTCCGAAGTGCTGTTGCATGGAGTGTCGATTTCTCCGGGTAAACCGCTGATTCTGGGACAAGTGAACGGAAAGGCGATCATAGGATTGCCCGGCCATCCGGTTTCTGCGATGGTGTGTCTTCAGCAATTTGTGGTTCCGCTTATGCGACGCCTCGAAGGTGAAACCTCTTTAGGTCCATTCCTGCATCCTTGCATTCATGCTCACTTAAGACGGAATGTGCCGTCAAAGGAGGGACGCACCGATTTCGTAAGGGTGCGGCTCGAACAAGGAAACGGTCAACTCTTCGCCACACCTGTCATGGGCAAATCCGGAATGGTTTCTTCCATGGTGAGAGCCCACGGTTATTTCATTATTCAAACCGATTGCGAGGGGCTGTACAAAGGCGATCTCGTAAAGGTCTATTTATTTTCCGATTGGATGGAGGGGAGCCTTGAGAAGGAATATTTATCTGGACATGAAACCGCCGGAAGAAGCGCTTGCCCTGTTCTTACAGCATCTCAGCAGGAAAGGCTTTCCCGGATCTGA
- a CDS encoding HAD-IB family phosphatase, producing MPHSSYHETLPQKILILCDFDGTVSVKDTVNRLVRSHCISPEWRFHVKRYLRGDIGSREAYLGVAPLMRMCRQQLEEFVLEHAELDPHFPDFLRWARSRGIDVKIVSDGFEATIRTLFRNHGIEGLEIFANRLIIGEDSKVKIEHPYANPDCGICGTCKLKILESFRSDYDKIILIGDGESDRHAAQNADVVIALKDLWHYCAIKGIPAIRAESFAEVPLLLTRRIEAVTFDMDGTLVDSIDSITDAFNYMFAQLGYPRMTRDQIIRVTSISLMDFVRSFLKPEESEIGIKIFREYYGTIFLQRTTVIPGVREMLDVLNGTATIGIITNKKGRYARILAEHLGLATRMKRIIGAEDGFKAKPSPEMFVEFMDSVSGERETTIYVGDAPIDIESARNAGIDAFAIAGDFFSPEELAVLKPRRILNNISELPKYLSPVV from the coding sequence ATGCCGCACTCTTCATATCATGAAACCCTACCGCAGAAAATTCTGATTCTCTGCGATTTTGACGGCACCGTATCGGTGAAAGATACGGTGAACCGTCTCGTGAGATCGCATTGTATCTCCCCTGAGTGGCGATTTCATGTGAAGCGGTATTTGCGGGGTGACATAGGATCTCGGGAGGCGTATCTAGGGGTCGCGCCGCTCATGCGCATGTGTCGGCAGCAACTCGAAGAATTCGTGCTTGAGCATGCGGAGTTGGACCCTCATTTTCCCGATTTTCTCAGGTGGGCTCGTTCGCGAGGAATAGACGTAAAAATTGTTTCTGACGGATTCGAGGCGACTATTCGTACCCTGTTCAGGAATCACGGCATAGAAGGTTTGGAAATATTTGCAAACCGTCTAATCATCGGCGAAGACTCAAAAGTCAAGATCGAGCATCCTTACGCGAATCCCGATTGCGGAATCTGCGGCACCTGCAAATTGAAGATTCTCGAGTCGTTCAGATCCGATTATGACAAGATCATTCTCATCGGTGACGGTGAATCAGACCGTCATGCTGCTCAAAATGCAGACGTGGTGATTGCGCTAAAAGATCTGTGGCACTATTGCGCTATTAAAGGCATTCCTGCAATTCGTGCGGAAAGCTTTGCCGAAGTCCCGCTTCTGCTTACTCGAAGAATCGAAGCAGTCACGTTTGATATGGATGGAACCCTGGTGGATTCTATCGATTCGATTACGGATGCCTTCAATTACATGTTTGCACAATTGGGCTATCCACGTATGACAAGGGACCAGATAATTCGCGTGACGTCCATATCTCTCATGGATTTCGTGAGGAGCTTCCTCAAGCCGGAAGAATCCGAAATCGGCATAAAAATATTTCGCGAGTACTATGGCACCATATTTCTTCAAAGAACCACCGTCATCCCCGGTGTTCGGGAAATGTTGGACGTGCTGAACGGGACGGCGACTATTGGGATTATTACCAACAAGAAGGGAAGATATGCGCGCATATTGGCCGAGCATTTGGGACTCGCAACCCGGATGAAACGAATCATAGGCGCGGAGGACGGGTTTAAGGCAAAACCTTCTCCTGAAATGTTTGTAGAATTCATGGACTCAGTCTCCGGCGAGAGAGAGACCACGATTTATGTAGGGGACGCGCCCATCGATATCGAATCTGCTCGCAACGCGGGGATCGACGCGTTCGCGATTGCTGGTGATTTCTTCAGCCCCGAAGAATTGGCCGTTTTGAAGCCGAGACGAATTCTCAATAATATCTCAGAGTTGCCTAAATATTTATCCCCTGTGGTCTGA
- a CDS encoding carbon starvation CstA family protein, translated as MNALTLVFVALCVFALAYRYYGLFIARKVLVIDPKRATPAVAFEDGHDYHATNKYVIFGHHFAAIAAAGPLLGPVLAAQFGFLPGALWIIIGAVVAGAVHDMVVLFASMRYDGQSLSYIAEKLIGKRAGTVASFAILFILTLTLAGLSIAVVNAMFSSPWGAWTVFCTIPIALLMGVYMHVIRPGDVTGGSIMGAILLFLAVITGPYVAEHPTLSSWLTLSKNQLAIFIPIYGFVASVLPVWLLLCPRDYLSTYLKLGTIAMLAVGIFLVRPDLNMVAVTKYVHGGGPIVPGSVFPFLFITIACGALSGFHAIIGTGTTPKMVSSENDIPFVGYGAMLAEGFVAIMALVAACVLVPADYFAINAAPAVYAKLGMTPVHLPDLGAAVGEQLQGRPGGAVSLAVGMAYIFSSIPYMQGLMGYWYHFAIMFEAVFILTAVDTGTRVGRYLLQEMIGKVIPKFQEKKWIPGIIATSFLFTFAWGYLVYTGDISTIWPLFGMSNQLLATCGLIVGTTMIITMGRKKYAWITAAPGLFMVPVTMTAGYLNIVDNFLPKGLWLLVTLSVILMVLMGLVFIEAFKKWYDLLSIETPSIGAEEAGLAEEIGPK; from the coding sequence ATGAATGCCTTAACGCTTGTTTTCGTAGCATTGTGCGTGTTTGCTCTTGCTTATCGGTACTATGGGTTGTTCATCGCTCGTAAGGTGCTCGTGATCGACCCGAAACGGGCGACGCCTGCCGTTGCCTTTGAAGATGGGCACGACTATCATGCAACGAACAAGTACGTGATCTTCGGCCACCACTTTGCTGCTATTGCGGCAGCGGGCCCACTATTGGGACCGGTACTTGCCGCACAGTTCGGGTTCCTTCCAGGAGCACTCTGGATAATCATCGGCGCGGTGGTTGCTGGAGCCGTGCACGACATGGTGGTGCTCTTTGCGTCGATGCGTTACGACGGTCAGAGCCTTTCCTACATCGCGGAGAAGCTCATAGGTAAGCGTGCCGGAACTGTCGCATCGTTCGCAATCCTGTTCATCCTCACGTTGACGCTGGCGGGACTATCCATTGCCGTGGTGAACGCCATGTTCTCCAGCCCATGGGGAGCCTGGACCGTGTTCTGCACGATTCCGATCGCCTTACTCATGGGCGTGTACATGCATGTGATTCGTCCCGGTGACGTGACCGGCGGTAGTATCATGGGAGCGATCCTCTTATTTCTCGCGGTCATCACCGGTCCGTATGTAGCTGAACATCCCACGCTGTCTTCGTGGTTAACGCTTTCCAAGAATCAGCTTGCGATCTTCATCCCTATATACGGTTTCGTGGCATCGGTATTGCCCGTGTGGCTTCTCCTGTGTCCCAGGGATTATCTCTCCACCTATTTGAAACTTGGCACCATCGCCATGCTGGCAGTTGGTATCTTCCTCGTCCGACCCGATTTGAATATGGTGGCAGTGACAAAGTACGTCCATGGCGGCGGCCCCATCGTTCCGGGCTCGGTGTTCCCCTTCCTGTTCATTACCATTGCCTGCGGAGCCCTTTCAGGATTCCATGCCATAATCGGAACGGGCACCACGCCCAAGATGGTTTCTTCTGAAAATGATATCCCCTTCGTCGGCTACGGAGCCATGCTGGCCGAAGGATTTGTGGCGATCATGGCGCTGGTCGCGGCATGCGTGCTTGTTCCCGCCGACTACTTTGCCATCAACGCTGCTCCGGCTGTCTATGCAAAACTTGGTATGACGCCGGTGCATTTGCCCGATCTGGGTGCGGCCGTTGGCGAGCAGCTTCAGGGACGACCCGGTGGAGCGGTTTCGCTTGCGGTTGGCATGGCATACATCTTTTCCTCTATTCCGTACATGCAGGGATTGATGGGATATTGGTATCACTTCGCAATCATGTTTGAGGCAGTGTTCATCCTTACTGCGGTGGACACGGGGACACGTGTAGGCAGGTACCTGCTCCAGGAGATGATTGGAAAAGTAATTCCTAAGTTCCAGGAAAAGAAATGGATTCCCGGGATCATCGCCACGAGTTTTCTGTTCACCTTTGCATGGGGATACCTCGTGTACACTGGGGACATTTCAACAATTTGGCCGCTATTCGGTATGAGCAACCAACTTCTCGCCACCTGCGGCTTGATCGTGGGCACCACCATGATTATTACCATGGGCCGCAAAAAGTATGCATGGATAACGGCTGCGCCGGGACTATTTATGGTACCGGTAACCATGACCGCAGGGTATCTCAACATTGTGGACAACTTCCTGCCCAAGGGTTTGTGGCTGCTCGTTACCTTGTCCGTTATTCTCATGGTGCTCATGGGGCTGGTGTTCATAGAGGCATTCAAGAAGTGGTACGATCTGCTGAGTATTGAAACTCCGTCAATAGGAGCTGAAGAGGCTGGTTTGGCGGAAGAAATCGGTCCCAAATAG